The DNA region TCATGATCGAAAAGGCTTGGTTTGACTGTCACCCAAGAGAAATTGCTAAACAAGTATTTCCTCCAAACTTTCATTACATGCTCGGGCACCCTTCAAAAGGAAAACTCTTTTACGAGTTTATCTTAGTGGACACTGACTCAATAGAAGTTACCCATAACAAAGACAAAAATGGAGAAATCATTTACTCAAAAGTGAAGATCCTCAAAGTTCTCAACATACAAGAATGGAACCAACCTCTGTTCCAATCAAAACAGTTCTCATGATAATTTACTCCATCAGGGCACAATTACTTTGATTACATGGATGCATGGTACTTCTTTCTATATCTCCGACCATTCCAACATTCATGGTTTGTATGGTTCAAAAAGGGAATTTCTTTGAGATTCCCACAATGGTTCAAATTATGGTTTCATCAGGTAGGACTAGATTTTAGCATCTTCCCTGAAGAAGTCCAACCTTTATTCAAACACTTTGTTCAAAAGACTCATTTTCGTCCAGAAGAAAGGCTTTTATATTTCACTGCTTCACAGGCCATCTCCTAGATAATGACCTGGGATTGGTGTTCATTTCAACTTTATAATGAAACTGATCTCTATCAACTTCAAAGGGCTATCCGAATTAAATGGTGGGCTAAGTTCGACATCAAGTTAATTCAgaaggctaaaattgatgaaTGGGCAAAAAATTAACTTCTTACCCAGAAGAGCCAAGCACAGTTAACAGGAACACCATCTACGCCTCTAATCAACCAAGAGGCCTTATTCTTACAAGAAAAGTCAAAGATCATGGCTGAACTAGCCTCAGCCACCTCTCAAGAAGAATTCAGATCTAGATTGGAGCTAGTTTCGGAAAGTCAAAAATCTGATTCACTAGAAGACGAAGCTTCCTCCAATATTCAAGACAATAATTATCTTCAAGAAAATGGAGATGAATGTTTCAATAAGGGCTTCCACTCTTTCTATTAAGTGGAAGACATAATTGCAAAAGACAAGACATTTGGATCAAGATCAAAGCAAATCATGGCAAAATGACAAAAGTGATAGGCGTGGCAGACAAGTTCTATCAGCCATCAACCCAAAAGAAGAAGCAGCCAAAATAGTCAtcaataattttcaaaaaagaaaactcGAGTTATTTCAAAAAAGTAACCAGAGTTATCATAACCCAAGATACAGTAGTGGTTCAAAGTATGTATAAAAGGAAGCTTACCCATTCGGGGAAGTCATCCGGTAAAACCCATCTCCTTCTCTCTCTCAATCTGTGTAATATCTCTTTCGCATTGTAATCCATTCTTTGAAGTTCTCAATAAAAGCTCTATTGTTGTAAGTATTTTATTCTTGTCATTCTATTTTTTCTGCCTACCTATTTTGGTCCACATTTCAAAATACacatatactatatatatatataaactcataaaataaaaagaacatTCATATAACatattcataaaataaaaaggacATTGTAATTAAGGTTTGTCTAAGCCAAGCGTCACAAAAAATACTAAGAAGCATCCTTTAACAAAATAAGCTTTTTGTCTCGTAAAAAAGAGAACTACTCTATGTAGTGGCTTCTTGAACATCATCATTATTGAAAATCATAGCCTCTAGCTCCGGTTCATCCAATGATAAGTTGGCAACTTCAAGAACTCCACTCTCATCAAGTGGACCAAACTCATCTCCCGCTATATCCCACATCTTGCATTCCCCTTTTTCATATTCTTCGGATCTTCTTGAAATAAGGCAGAGATTGCTATGAATGAACACTAAATCCTCGGTTCTACGTGGTGTCATCTTGTTTCTCTTTAAAGAATGAATGAAAGAGTAAGTGCTCCAATTTCTCTCACAACATGAAGAAGAACATGGTTGCCCGAGTAACTTAAGGGCAAGGGGTTGAAGTGTTGGAGCATTAATACCATGAATAATCCACCACTCCTTAGCACCAATATTTCCCATATCACCCAAACTGTCAATGTCAGCAAATCCTTCTCTTCCACCCGCAAATTTAGCAAACTCTACATTCACTTTCCTCCTCTCTTCCGGATCCGGAAAAAACCTTTTGAAGCATTTCGTCCTTTCACGGGTAATTTCCAGATCTAGATGTGGACGAACTCTACTCGAATCTTCAGCAAGCCATTCAACACTATAATATCTACAAataatatacatataaatatggTTATTtggttatatacttatatataaaTTCAAATAAGATAAAAGAATTGtagatataatataaataatgaCCTTGGGTTCAATGAGTGAGCTAAACAATGAAGAGGTGTGCTACTCTTTGTCCAACAATCAATTAATATGCCATGCACTACCTCATAAAATGGAGAGTGCTCGGAGTCCATCTTTCTTCCATACTTGTATATGAGcttttttacattttcaatCATAGAATCCCACATTTCATATACTGTGTGGAGAGTTGAAGCATCCGTGTCCATTCTTCTTAAAACATCATAGATAGGGCTTGTGAAAGAAAGAATGTAATCCACTTTGTCCCACCAAAGATCATCCAACAaagtttccttcacaaatttgaCCTTTTGCACATCATCATCCTTGTAGGTAGACCATTCCTCACTAATGACCATCTCTTGAAGCCCTTTCTTTATCTGCTTAAACCTCTTGAGCATCACTATAGTGGAAGCAAATCTTGTAGGAGCAATGGAGAGCATCTTCAAAGTATTGAAAGAGTTAAAAATAGATAACCTCACAGAGTGACATACAATGAAGTTCTTAATTAACATAGCATCTTCAGCAATTATTGTGATCCAAGAACATTCATCATACACAACAGAGTTCTTCTCAGTATTCTTTGCAGCATAAATATTCTTCAAAGCAAGGTTGAGGGTATGCACCACACAAGGAGTCCAATAAATTGTTGGAAATTCATTCTCAACAATTAAACCTGACGGCTTGCAAACCGGTGCTTTATCAGTCACCACTTGCACCACATTAGAGGGGCCAACCTCCATTATAACATCATTCAAGTGTTTGGCAATGAATTCATTGTCCTTTTTAACATTGGAACAATCTACAGCTTTTAAAAACATAGGCCCATCCTCTGTGACCGCCATGAAATTAATAAGAGGTATTCTTTGAGGATCACTCCAcccatcgctaacaattgtgacTCCTTTTTCGCTCCAAGTACTCTTAATTGGCACCAATAGCCTCTCTACATGACTTCTTTCATTCATTAACAAAGTAGTTCTCAACTTGTTATAACCGGGAGGTTGCTATCCACTAATAGAATTATTGCAAGCATAAGAAAATGCATTCCTATAATGTGGATTTCTTGCAAGATGAAATGGCAACCCGGAAGAATAAAACATTCTAGTTATCTCATTGTCAAGTGTTTCATAGCTTGAGTATTGAAGCCCTTTTCTAAAAATGATACCTTCCTCTTTTTCGGATCAACAATCTCACTCTCACGAGAAAGTGAGGGCAAAGAGACTGTTTTTGTGCTTTTTTTCTGGTTAATCTTGTGCTGCGCCTCATTGTTTAACTTCCTTAAATCTGCTCTCATTGAAGTAGTTACTTTGGAACAAGCTCTAACACCACACCCCCCATCCAACAAGTGAGCTCTTACTCTAGTGTAGGATCCCTGAAAACTCTCTCCACAAAAATTGCATTCGATCATATTATTCCCACCTCCACTAcctagtttttgttt from Lotus japonicus ecotype B-129 chromosome 2, LjGifu_v1.2 includes:
- the LOC130736193 gene encoding uncharacterized protein LOC130736193, producing the protein MNERSHVERLLVPIKSTWSEKGVTIVSDGWSDPQRIPLINFMAVTEDGPMFLKAVDCSNVKKDNEFIAKHLNDVIMEVGPSNVVQVVTDKAPVCKPSGLIVENEFPTIYWTPCVVHTLNLALKNIYAAKNTEKNSVVYDECSWITIIAEDAMLIKNFIVCHSVRLSIFNSFNTLKMLSIAPTRFASTIVMLKRFKQIKKGLQEMVISEEWSTYKDDDVQKVKFVKETLLDDLWWDKVDYILSFTSPIYDVLRRMDTDASTLHTVYEMWDSMIENVKKLIYKYGRKMDSEHSPFYEVVHGILIDCWTKSSTPLHCLAHSLNPRYYSVEWLAEDSSRVRPHLDLEITRERTKCFKRFFPDPEERRKVNVEFAKFAGGREGFADIDSLGDMGNIGAKEWWIIHGINAPTLQPLALKLLGQPCSSSCCERNWSTYSFIHSLKRNKMTPRRTEDLVFIHSNLCLISRRSEEYEKGECKMWDIAGDEFGPLDESGVLEVANLSLDEPELEAMIFNNDDVQEATT